In Arthrobacter sp. B3I9, the following are encoded in one genomic region:
- a CDS encoding VWA domain-containing protein, translated as MSVHNRSRYGRYTGGPDPLAPPVDLAEALEAVAEDVMAGYSPRRALQEFLRRGGRNREGLDDLAGRVQQRRNELLDRHRLDGTLNEVQKLLETAVLEERKQLARDAMMDNTDRALREMQLQNLPKSTAAAVNELASYDWQSSTAREAYEQIKDLLGREMLDQRFAGMKQALENATDEDRAAVGEMLQDLNELLDKHRRGEDTDEDFHEFMAKHGDFFPENPQSVEELVDALAQRAAAAQRMLRSMSVEQREELMQLSAQAFGSPGLMAQLGQLDANLQALRPGEDWSGSERFEGEEGLGLGDGTGVLQDIGELDELAEQLSQAYNGSRLDDLDLDALARQLGQNAAVTARTLAEIERAMQDGGYLRRGADGDLRLSPQAMRRLGRSLLRDTARQLSGRQGRRETRVAGAAGEQTGSSRQWEFGDAEPWDVTRTITNAIRRTIADGGDPGRGLRLAMDDIEVTETEARTQAAVALLVDVSFSMAAEGRWVPMKRTALALHHLVTTRFRGDRLQLITFGRYAQSMDIGELTALPALREQGTNLHHGLLLASRFFRQHPSMQPVLLVVTDGEPTAHLLGDGESWFNWPPDPETIRVTVAELDRLGRAGTQATFFRLGDDPGLERFVQRMVRRIDGRVVAPEAGDLGAAVVGEYLRAHFRGRPFEDADWAG; from the coding sequence ATGAGCGTTCACAACCGGTCCCGCTACGGCCGGTACACGGGAGGACCGGATCCGCTCGCCCCGCCGGTCGACCTGGCGGAGGCGCTGGAAGCTGTCGCTGAGGACGTCATGGCAGGCTACTCGCCCCGGCGCGCCCTGCAGGAGTTCCTGCGGCGCGGCGGCCGAAACCGGGAAGGGCTGGACGACCTCGCCGGCCGCGTCCAGCAGCGGCGCAATGAACTGCTGGACCGCCACCGGCTGGACGGCACCCTCAACGAAGTCCAGAAGCTCCTCGAAACCGCGGTGCTGGAGGAGCGCAAGCAGCTCGCCCGCGACGCGATGATGGACAACACCGACCGCGCCCTCCGGGAGATGCAGCTGCAGAACCTGCCCAAGTCCACGGCAGCAGCGGTCAACGAACTCGCCTCCTATGACTGGCAGTCCAGCACGGCGCGGGAAGCGTACGAGCAGATCAAGGACCTGCTGGGCCGCGAGATGCTGGACCAGCGGTTCGCCGGCATGAAGCAGGCACTGGAGAACGCCACGGATGAGGACCGTGCGGCCGTGGGCGAGATGCTGCAGGACCTCAATGAGCTTCTCGACAAACACCGGCGCGGCGAGGACACCGACGAGGACTTCCATGAGTTCATGGCCAAGCACGGCGACTTCTTTCCGGAAAACCCCCAATCGGTCGAGGAGCTGGTGGATGCGCTCGCCCAGCGTGCGGCCGCCGCCCAGCGGATGCTCCGGTCCATGTCCGTTGAGCAGCGCGAGGAGCTGATGCAGCTCTCCGCCCAGGCGTTCGGCTCGCCCGGGCTGATGGCACAGCTGGGCCAACTCGACGCCAACCTGCAGGCCCTGCGCCCGGGGGAGGACTGGAGCGGCTCCGAACGCTTCGAGGGTGAGGAGGGCCTCGGGCTCGGCGACGGCACCGGCGTGCTTCAGGACATCGGGGAACTGGACGAGCTCGCCGAACAGCTGTCCCAGGCCTATAACGGCTCACGCCTCGACGATCTGGACCTGGATGCCCTCGCCCGCCAGCTTGGACAGAATGCCGCCGTGACGGCCCGCACCCTCGCGGAGATCGAGCGTGCGATGCAGGACGGCGGCTACCTCCGCCGCGGAGCCGACGGCGATCTCCGGCTGTCGCCGCAGGCGATGCGGCGGCTCGGAAGGTCCCTGTTGCGGGACACCGCCAGGCAGCTCTCCGGCCGGCAGGGGCGCCGGGAGACGCGTGTTGCGGGGGCGGCGGGAGAACAGACCGGGTCCAGCCGGCAGTGGGAGTTCGGGGACGCCGAACCCTGGGACGTCACGCGGACCATCACCAACGCGATCCGCCGGACCATCGCCGACGGCGGCGATCCGGGCCGCGGCTTGCGTCTCGCCATGGACGACATCGAGGTGACGGAGACGGAGGCGCGCACGCAGGCCGCCGTCGCCCTTCTCGTCGACGTGTCCTTCTCGATGGCGGCCGAGGGGCGCTGGGTGCCCATGAAGCGCACCGCGCTGGCCCTGCACCACCTCGTCACCACCCGCTTCCGCGGCGACCGGCTGCAACTGATCACGTTCGGCCGCTACGCCCAGTCCATGGATATCGGCGAGCTGACGGCCCTGCCGGCGCTGCGGGAGCAGGGAACCAACCTGCACCACGGCCTGCTGCTGGCCAGCCGGTTCTTTCGCCAGCATCCGTCGATGCAGCCCGTCCTCCTGGTGGTGACTGACGGCGAACCCACCGCGCACCTGCTCGGCGACGGCGAGTCGTGGTTTAACTGGCCGCCGGACCCGGAGACCATCCGCGTGACGGTGGCCGAGCTGGACCGGCTGGGGCGGGCCGGCACGCAGGCCACGTTCTTCCGGCTGGGTGATGACCCGGGCCTGGAGCGGTTTGTGCAGCGGATGGTCCGCCGTATCGACGGCCGTGTCGTGGCGCCTGAAGCTGGAGACCTGGGAGCTGCGGTAGTGGGGGAGTACCTCCGCGCCCACTTCCGCGGCCGCCCCTTTGAGGACGCCGACTGGGCCGGTTAG
- a CDS encoding Ldh family oxidoreductase, giving the protein MPTTTQDGAELVTVDELRRTTVAALAEAGAHEEDALIQADQLLEAELRGHPSHGVRRVPVLCGRLRAGLIVTGTAPTVIWASESALDVDGNLGFGPVSAHAALDSLLPRAASTGIAVAAIRRSHHVGMLAPYVERMAAAGFVGLVLTTSEGLVHPWGGAGALVGTNPIGIGVPSGDKPLILDMSTAAVSMGKILDYKARGQEIPLGWAVDRDGHPTTDAAAAAEGALSPFGGPKGYALGVAVEAVVGLLSRTAFGTEVTGTLDTVNPTTKGDLFIAISTGVFGADRHAAGLAQYFEQIRSSGVDSTSVGIPGDRARQTRSDRLEHGVPVDPALWASLQALSTGSQS; this is encoded by the coding sequence ATGCCTACAACAACCCAAGACGGCGCTGAACTGGTGACAGTCGATGAGCTGCGCCGGACGACAGTCGCCGCGCTGGCCGAGGCCGGAGCCCACGAAGAGGACGCCCTGATCCAGGCCGACCAGCTCCTCGAAGCCGAACTCCGGGGGCACCCCTCCCACGGGGTCAGGCGCGTCCCGGTGCTGTGCGGCCGGCTCCGCGCCGGGCTCATCGTTACCGGGACCGCTCCGACCGTTATCTGGGCATCAGAATCAGCGCTGGACGTGGACGGCAACCTCGGCTTCGGACCGGTGTCCGCGCACGCGGCCCTGGACTCGCTCCTTCCCCGCGCCGCGAGCACGGGGATCGCGGTTGCTGCCATACGGCGCAGCCATCACGTTGGAATGTTGGCCCCGTATGTTGAACGGATGGCTGCGGCCGGGTTCGTGGGCCTTGTTCTCACCACCAGCGAAGGCCTCGTCCATCCGTGGGGAGGAGCAGGCGCGCTGGTGGGTACCAACCCGATCGGCATCGGGGTTCCGTCAGGGGACAAGCCCTTGATTCTGGACATGTCTACCGCCGCGGTCTCGATGGGCAAGATCCTTGACTACAAAGCCCGTGGACAGGAAATACCGCTCGGCTGGGCCGTGGACCGGGACGGCCATCCCACGACGGACGCTGCCGCAGCAGCGGAAGGAGCCCTTTCGCCTTTCGGCGGACCCAAGGGCTACGCGCTCGGCGTCGCAGTGGAAGCCGTCGTCGGGCTACTGAGCAGAACCGCCTTCGGAACTGAAGTCACGGGCACCCTGGACACCGTGAATCCGACGACGAAGGGGGACCTGTTCATCGCCATCTCAACTGGGGTCTTCGGAGCTGATCGCCATGCCGCGGGGCTCGCACAATATTTCGAGCAGATCCGCTCCAGCGGTGTTGATTCAACGAGCGTCGGGATCCCCGGTGACCGTGCCCGCCAAACGCGCTCGGACAGGCTCGAGCACGGTGTCCCGGTAGACCCCGCGCTTTGGGCATCCCTGCAGGCCCTGTCCACCGGGAGCCAGTCCTGA